A genome region from Magnolia sinica isolate HGM2019 chromosome 8, MsV1, whole genome shotgun sequence includes the following:
- the LOC131253317 gene encoding uncharacterized protein LOC131253317 — translation MLELSGFGWDDTRKCVTAEAKVWNAYIEMHPGMKVFRNIPFPQYDNMTIIAGTDYATGSKSMVHTESNELSENPTYGAFDSNPFEANPNVPPGSDFSDAGTQPATSPIIGMTGTSQAGLSSSRPQKKKKKATINHEMMQEMKHVAFSIEATRATMIEMKDKLDDYINMQHTAQIEKSNFRQTIMQCLRDVPNIDEPYTWRALRYLLEHREVARFFIELPVELRWEFLVNTI, via the exons ATGCTTGAATTAAGCGGGTTTGGATGGGATGATACTCGAAAGTGTGTTACTGCCGAAGCAAAAGTATGGAATGCTTACATCGAG ATGCACCCTGGAATGAAGGTGTTTCGGAACATCCCATTTCCTCAATATGATAATATGACAATAATTGCCGGGACCGACTATGCTACTGGTAGCAAATCAATGGTGCATACTGAGTCGAATGAATTATCAGAGAATCCCACATACGGGGCATTTGACTCAAACCCATTTGAAGCTAACCCCAATGTGCCTCCAGGGTCTGATTTCTCTGATGCAGGTACACAACCTGCAACATCGCCAATAATTGGAATGACTGGTACTTCACAAGCTGGGTTATCTTCATCAAGAccgcaaaagaagaaaaagaaggccaCAATTAATCATGAAATGATGCAAGAGATGAAGCACGTAGCCTTCTCTATCGAAGCGACCCGAGCCACAATGATAGAGATGAAAGACAAACTCGATGACTACATTAATATGCAACACACAGCCCAAATTGAAAAGAGTAACTTCCGACAAACCATAATGCAATGCCTTAGGGACGTACCAAATATAGACGAACCGTATACATGGCGAGCATTAAGGTATCTCTTAGAGCATAGAGAGGTAGCACGATTCTTCATTGAATTGCCTGTTGAGCTGAGGTGGGAGTTTCTTGTAAACACTATTTGA